CCCGCTGCGCCAGACGCTCCAGTTCGGCGGCGGCGTAGGACTGGGCCGACGCGGGGGCGCCGCCCAGCAGCCGTGGGCGCAGGCCGAGTTCACGCCGTACCCGGGCGGCCAGTTCCGTTCCCGACACCGCGTCCGCACCGTGCGCGGCGAGGTGCTGGGCCACCTGCCGTACGGCGTCGAGGTAGTCGCCGCGCGCGTGGCGGGAGTCGGCGAGCACGGGGTGCAGCTCCAACGGCAGCACCAGCGACGTCGCCCGCCGCCACGCCTCGGCCGAATCGGTGCCGACGGGCGCTGCGGCGGTCCGGAGCGCGTCGAGCGCGAAGCTCTCGTAGGCGGCGTTCCACGTACGACGGGAGGCGCGCGCCGCGATACCGTCGAGCGCTTCGGACCAGGGGCCGGGCCGGTTCATCAGCAGGCGCACCTGCTGGACGGGGTCGGTGATCCCGCTGTCCCCGAAGCGCACGGAGCCGTTGAGGGCGGCTTCCAGCACGGGTGCCCGGTCCGGCGTGACACCGGCGGCGGCCAGCTCCTGGGGAGTGATGAGGTCGTCGGGCGCCGGGCGCGGCGGGTCGGTCGGCAGGTCGTCGGCGGTGACCAGGCCGGCCGTGAGCCGCCGTTCGGCGTCCGTCCGGGACACGCGCGGCACGATCGACGCGACGGCGGCGTCGTGGGCGGCGTCCGCGCCGAGATCGCGCAGCCGGTCCAGGGACGCGTCGAGCCGCCGCTGCGCCCGGCTCACGTCCTGCCAGGCGGCAAACAGCCGCGCGGTGTCGTCCGTACCGCCCCGGCCGCCGGCCACGCGCGCGTCGAGCGTCGAGACGGTGCGAACGGCCCGGTCGAAGACGGCGGCGGCGTCCTCGTACTCCCGGCGGGCCGCGTCCACGGCGTCGTCGACCGCCGCGCTGCCGGGGAAGGCGAGCAGGGTCGGCTCGTCGGCCGGCGCGGTCTCCTGGTCCGTGCTCCGGCCCTTGCCCTTGCCCGCGCCCGGGGCGGGTCCCCGGCCGTCGCCCCGGCCCTCCGTGGCGAGCGGAACGGCGGCGGGCGGGGTCTCCGCGGTGTCCTGCGCGATGGCCTCCTGCCCGGTAACAGCCCGAACGTCTTCGTCGGCGTCCGTGGCGGACGCCGACTGCGGGGTCCGGGCCGCCGTTCCGGTCTCCGTCGGTGCGGAGGACGTGGTGCGGAAGGGGACGGCCGCCTGGACCGGGGCCTCGGGGTCCACGCTGCCGGGAGACGGCGTCCGCAGGGCCCGCGCCGGGTCGTCGATGCCGCTCGGGGGCCGGGTGCCCCGCGCGGTGACCGGGTGATCGGCCACGGCGCCGCTGGTGACGACGGACTCGACCGCCTGGAGGAAGTGCTGCGGAACGGCGGGGCCGGGCGTACGGGTGTCCGTGTCTCGCTGCCGCACCAGTCGGCGCAGCAGCGCCTCGGCCGCCGGGCCCCGGTCCGGCACGCCCGCGTAGCCCAGCAGATGCTGGAGCACCGTCGCGTCGTCGCGGATCCGCCGCTCGGCCGCTTCCTCCGGGGAGATGGCCGGATCGGTGCTGTGCAGACGCCAGTTGAGATGGTCGGAGCCCTCCGGCCGCACGGCCCGGCTCAGTTCGACGGCCTCGGCGTGGTCGGGCGCGGCCGTGAGCGTGACGTCGATGTGGAGCTGGTCGCCCGAGCCCGGGAGCTGGAGACCGTGGTTCAGGTGGGTGTCCAGGAGCGTGCGCATCCGCTCCTGGAGGGCGTCCAGTTCGGCCGGGGAGAACCCCTCCCCCGTCCGGACCGGCAGGTGGAGCGAGACGTTGCTCAACCAGCGGCCGTCATCGGCCTGGATGCGCTGGACCCAGGCCCGTACCGGGGTCTCCGGGCCGTCGAGCGGCGTCGTGTCCGCCGGGGTGGGGCCGACGGCGGACGGCGGGTCGGTCCGTACGGCGGTGACGGGGGCGTCGGTCCGCCCGGCCCGCCACTGCTCGGGCCGCACGGGATCGGCCACCGGCACGGCGGGCGTGGGACCGGCGGCCGGTCCCGTCCCCTTCCCGGCTGTCTCGGCTCCGGGGCCGCCGGTGGTGTCGCTCGTACGGTCGCCGGTGACACCGTCGGCCGGGATGTCCGCGGAGGTGCGTACGGCCTCGGGCGCGGCCGGGGCGGTCTCGGGCCCGGCCGTGCTCCGTCCGCCGCCGGGAGCGCGGGCGGTGTCGTCGCTGCCGGTGCCCCGGGGCTGCGGAGGGGCGGGGTTCTCCGTGCCGTCGCCCCGGTCCTGCCGGCCCTCCGTGTCCGCCTGGTCCGTCTGCTGCTCGTCCGGCGGGCCGTCGGTGTCGCCCGGCTCGGCCGGGCCATTCTGGGAGGGCTGCTGGGACGGCTGCTGCGAAGGGTTCCCCGTACTGGAGGAACCTTGGTGGGTGCCCTGCTGCGTGCCCTGGTTTCCGGCGGCGGGCGCCGGGGTGTTCGGTCCCGCCGAGGTGGCGACGGGGGTGGGCGGGGCCACGGCGTCGGCGTCCGCGTCGGCCGGGTTCGGTGCGCCGTCCGTCCGCTGGTGCACGGTGTCGTCGAGCCCCGGCTGCCCCCCGGTGCTCCGGCCGCCCGAGCCGCGTCCGAGGGCCTCCTGACCGGTGCCGTCGTCCTGCCGCTGGTCCTGTACGCCGTCCGCGTCCGTGTCGACCGAGACGTCGTCGGAAAGGCCGGTGCTGTCCGAGCCGCCGATCGCGCTCGGGTCCGGTGCGGAGGACGAACCCTTGGGCCCGCCGAGGTTGTTGGGGAGGTCGTTCGTCGCCCCCGACGTGTCCGAAGACGCACCCGGCAGGAGGTCGGGCGCCAGGTCCGGCGTCAGATCGGGGGTGCGCTCGGGCGTCAGGTCCGGTGTGGTCTCCGGAGTCAGGTCGTACGAGGTGAGGTCGGTGTTCGTCCCGGGCCCGGACGTGCGCCCCGACGTCGGCGGGGGCGTCACCGGCGTGCTGTCGGGCAGGGACGAGGACGGCAGCGTGGAGGGCGTCGACGAGGGAAGCGACGATGTGGGAGGCGGCAGTTGGGGCAGGGGTGACCCGCTCGTACCGGTGACGCCGTTCGAACCGGTGACGCCGTCGGACCCGATGACACCGTTCGAACCGACCACGCTGTTGGGCCCGACGACGCTGTTGGGCCCAACGACGTTGCCGGGGTTGAGGAGGCTGTTGGGCCCGACGACGTTGCCGGGGTTGAGGAGGCTGTTCGGGCCGGTGACGCCGTTCGGGCCGCTGGGGTTGCGCGGGGTGAAGTCGGTGGGGCGGGTCAGCGCGTCGGATCCCGCCTTCGGCAGGGTGTTCACACCGGCCGGCGGCGACACGGCCGGCGGCGGCGTGTACGTGGGCGGCGGCAAGGTGCCGATTCCGCTGCCCGGACCGTTCGGAAGGTCGGCCGAGACCGTGTTGGGGTAGGGGGTCGCGGGGCCGGGGGTGAAGGGGTTCGTCTTCACCACCGGGGGGCCCTTGACGTCCGTGCCGCTCGCCGGGCCGCCGGTCTTCTCCGGCCCGGACGGTCCCCCGTCCCCGCCGCCCAGGATGCTGTTCGGGCCCGGCAGTTCGTTGATGTCGGTGAACCGGTTGTTGTTGAAGTAGTTGTTGTAGATCGAGAAGGCGCCCGCGCCGACGGCCAGCCCCGCGCCCATGTCGAACACGGTGCTGGTGCCGGAGCCGACGAACGTCTCCCACTTGAACTCCCACTTGTCGTAGAAGGCCCCGTTGATGATGACCTCGGCGGTGCTCTCGGCGGTGGCTCCGACCACGAAGGTGGTGACCACGACCGGCGGACCGTTCACGATCCCCTTGAACAGCAGACTGTTCGGGTCGATCTTGAACTTGCTGAAGACGTCCCCGAGGAGGTCCTTGAAGAAGTTCTTGATGGGCTTCAGGAACTTGTCGAAGATCTCCATGAAGCCGGCCGTGAGCGCGCCGAAGGCGGCGGCGACACCGACGTCCTTCCAGTCCACTCCCCCGGGCTTCCGGCCCCCGGTGTTCAGCCCGATCTGCGCCAGCCGGACCGCCAGCGTCTGGATCGCCTCCTGGATCGCCTGGCCCAGGGTCGGGGCGATGTGCGACATCCGCAGCAGGCGGTCGATGATGATAAGGATCGCGAGCTTGCTCCGGGCCCGCGCCAGGAACATCTGCGAGACCGAGGCGCCGCCGGTGAACGCGATCAGCGCCGCCAGGATCGCCAGTTCGGCGATCAGCATGATGATCTCGGCGATGATCTCCCACTTGGACGCCTGGATCTTCTGCGAGTAGTCCACCTGGCCGCTGGCCAGTTCGTCGAGCTGGAGCAGCAACTGCTGGACGGGGTCGGTGCCGCCCGGTTCGTCGGTGAGCATCCGCACACTCTCGATGTACGGCTTTGCCACCTCCGGCGGCAACGCCGCCTCCACCATCTGGATCGTCTCCCGCGAGGCCGCGCGCAGATCGATCAGGCCCTTCTGGAGGGCCAGGTAGAGCTCACGACTTTCCCACGCCAGATTCTCCCTGGCCTGCAGGGGCATCTCACCCAGCAGGATCCAGAGCATCGTCCGGACGTCCGGCGGAAAGTCGATCTCCTCCACTTAGTGCCGGCCACCCTGGGAGGAGTCGCCCGGCGTGTCCATGCTGGACATCTGCCGGTCGATCTCTTCACGCGCGTAGTTCGAAACGCCCTCGATGTGCTGGCCGTTGGCCCAGACCGCCTGACCGAGGGACGTGAACGCGCTGCTGAGGGCCCTGACCAGGTCCAGGCACGACTGGTTGTTCGCGTCGTACTTGGGCAGCACTTCGAGGGCGAAGTCGTCGCTGTAGCCGGCCCAGCCACGGTAGTTCTGCATGTCGGAGATGAAGTTGTCGCCGATCTTGGCCGCCTGCGCGGGCAGTTGCTCCATCATGTCGCTGGCCCGGCGCAGTTCGCCGGGGTTCGCGGTGAACTTTCCTACCGCCATGGGTGCCTCCCTCTCTCCGGTGGTCCGTACGGTCAGTCTTCGTGGATCTCGTCGTGCAGGCGGGCCGACGATCGCCGCCCGCCGCCGTCCGAGCCCTCCAGGGCCGAGCCGAAGGCCCGGTCCCAGTCGATGTCGATGCCTCTGATGCCCGTGGCCCGTCCCGTGGTCCGGGTCAGCGGCTCGAAGGCGTCCATCACCTTGCGGGCCATCTCCGAGCGGCCTTCCTGTACCGCCTCCATGATCGAGGCGGCCAGCTGAGGGCCCGTCATGGACCTGTGCCGGTTGTCCGGGAACTTCAGCCCCGTCAGCTCGCCCTGCGGGCCGACCGTCACCTCCACCGAACGGTCCCGGGACCGGGCCGTCGCCGTGGACTGGCCGAGTTCGCCCTCGGCGCGTGCCACGGCTTCCTGCACAGCCGTGAGTTCGGCCATGGCCTCGGCCAGCTTCTTCTCCATCGAGTCGCTCAACAGTCGCCCTTCCACCTGCGCGTACACCATTCTGTCGTACGCGTGTGCGTGCTATGAACTCCCTCCGCGCCGGAGCGGCTTCCGAGGCGGCCGAAGCCGTCTCCCACCCCCCGCGCGGGTCCCGGCCGTGGCCGGCGCAACGCTCCCTACCGTCCGATCACCGCCGGCGCGCCGCCTTCGTCGGTGCCCCAGACGTCGTCGTCCTCCGGCACCCAGGAGTCCCGGGTCCGCTCGCCGCTCTGGGTCGCGGTCTGGCCGGGCGCGCCGCCCCCGCCCGGGGCGCCGCCGGCCATCGGCGGCAGGAAGGGCGAACTGCCTGCGGTGGGGCCGCCGGCCGCCACCCGCACCTCGTCGTCGGCGTAGCGCCCGCCCGGGCCGGGGACCGGGGCGCCCGGACGCGCACGGCGGTTCCGGGAGACCGATCCGTCGATGACGTTGCGGACGCGCTCACCGGAGTCGGACTGGCCTCCGCCGCCACCCATACCGCCACCCATACCGCCGCCCATGCCTCCACCCATCGGGGCTCCCCCCATCGGGGCTCCGCCCGTCGGTGCGCCGCTGCCGCCCTCGCCGCCGCCGTAGCTGCTCGGGCCGGGGAAAGGCCCGCTGTTCAGGAACGGGCGGTTGTGGCTCGGTGCGTTCGAGCCACCGGACGCCCCGTTGCCAGCCAGGGGCGACTCGTAGGGCTGGTCGTCGAACAGCTCCTCCTCGTAGGAGATCGGGTCGTACGAGGGGGGCGTGTAGCTGGAGAGGCCGCCGCCGAAGGAGCCGGGGCTGTTGAGGGAGCCGTTGTTGAGCTGGCCGGATTCGAAGCGGGAGGGGCCGGACTCGTCCAGGTAGCCGGAGACCGTCGAGCCGTCGGGCCGGGTGATGGTGGTGGTGCCGGTGTCCGGATTGATCGTCTGGGTGGAGCCGTCCGGGAACTCCGTGACCACGTTGCCGCCGGGGTCCAGGTGCGTGACGCTGCCGCCGGGGTTGGACAGCAGGTCACCCGGGTTGAGCGGACCGGAGATGACGGAGCCGTCGGGCCGGGTGATGGTCGAGGAGTGCGTGTTCGGGTCGATCGTGACCTTGGAGCCGTCGGGGTATTCGGTGATCACGCGGCCGTCCGCGTCGAGCCGCGACTCACCGCCGCCGGGGAGTTCGAGCGGGCCGTCGTTGACCGGGCCGGTGATGGGGGTGGATGACAGGTCGGGAATGTCGCCGTTCCCGAAGAGGTCCCGCCGGGAGCCGTCGAGCCTGGACTCGGCCTCGGCCTGCCGGCGCTCCTGCTCCTGCCGGACTTCCTCCTGCTTGGCCTCGGCCTCCTTCTGCCGGGCTTCCTGCTCGGCGCGGACCTCGTCCTGCTTGGCCTCGGCCTCCTTCTGCCGGGCCTCCTGCTCGGCGCGGACCTCGTCCTGCTTGGCCTCGGCCTCCTTCTGCCGGGCCTCCTGCTCGGCGCGGACCTCGTCCTGCTTCGCTTCCTGCTCCTCGCGCAGCCGGTCCTGCTTGGCTTCCTGCTCCTCGCGGATGCGGTCCTGCTTCTGCTCGGCCTCGGCCTGCTTCTGCTCCGCCTCCTTCTCCTTGGCCTCCTGCTCGGCCCTGGCCTCCGCCTCCTTGGCCTCCTGCTTGGCCTCCTGCTCCGCCTGCTTCTGCTCCGCCTTCGCCTCGGCCTCGGCCTGCTTCTGCTCCTGTTCGGCCTGCTGCTGCTCCTGACGCTCCTCCTGCTCGGTGCGGATGCGGTCCTGCTTCTGCTCGGCCTCGGCCTGCTTCTGCTCCGCCTCCTTCTCCTTGGCCTCCTGCTCGGCCCTGGCCTCCGCCTCCTTGGCCTCCTGCTTGGCCTCCTGCTCCGCCTGCTTCTGCTCGGCCTCCTTCTCCTTCGCTTCCTGCTCGGCCCTGGCCTCCGCCTCCTTGGCCTCCTGCTCGGCCCTGGCCTGGGCC
This sequence is a window from Streptomyces parvus. Protein-coding genes within it:
- a CDS encoding YbaB/EbfC family nucleoid-associated protein translates to MSDSMEKKLAEAMAELTAVQEAVARAEGELGQSTATARSRDRSVEVTVGPQGELTGLKFPDNRHRSMTGPQLAASIMEAVQEGRSEMARKVMDAFEPLTRTTGRATGIRGIDIDWDRAFGSALEGSDGGGRRSSARLHDEIHED